In the genome of Dryobates pubescens isolate bDryPub1 chromosome 18, bDryPub1.pri, whole genome shotgun sequence, one region contains:
- the LONRF3 gene encoding LON peptidase N-terminal domain and RING finger protein 3 isoform X1: MGSHLPPQQRPEPQLVLQLAAGALQAQNLELSGGGLGPECQVLLRRADALAYGGRLHEALPLYQLASRHQQLRAEQLEKLVECLAQSIRIKEGLPAAGSGPPQLRDWDVFRCRKCQGFLFEPVSLPCGHTFCKKCLERDRAAESRCVLCREEGSAAAGQLLRVNVILSNLLAKWFPCQVKASQLRHEGNLLYKEKKLQAALQKYNEAVSLAPNDHLLYSNRSQINSTLKACEDALHDAETACRLQPYWLKGHLRKGQALANLGKTEEALREFLFCLALDTGNKTAKCEAQKLLLSLFSLIPGNAQEHLPDILQLLSHHSRLKGNLLNSVGSGGTSHNLQRLLKVNVEQRKGFPIQEESNVTTSDSLRKSVQITDCKKDCLEEENKFPSMPESTFLITEKCSLLKRKCCPEEMRTAEVPCKLMKKDTVDTKGNSTGQQTPFQFVDPSDLDCSLCMRLFYEPVTTPCGHTFCLKCLERCLDHNPKCPLCKEGLSECLAMRKYCKTVLMEELIARYLPEELTERRKIYEEEIAELSNLNKNVPIFVCTMAYPTVPCPLHIFEPCYRLMIRRCMETGTKQFGMCISDPLKGFADYGCILEIRNVEFFADGRSVVDSIGKRRFKVIQHSQRDGYNTADIEYIEDQKVQGQEYAALLVLHDSVYDQAYMWFNSLKQALKSRILSHFGPMPAKDPDPQANPNGPAWCWWVLAVLPLENRAQLPFLAMKSLKDRLNGIRRVLTFMSRTRSR, translated from the exons ATGGGGTCCCACCTGCCGCCCCAGCAGCGCCCGGAGccccagctggtgctgcagctggcgGCCGGCGCTCTGCAAGCGCAGAACTTGGAGCTGTCGGGCGGGGGCCTGGGGCCCGAGTGTCAGGTGCTGCTCCGGCGGGCCGACGCGCTCGCCTACGGCGGGCGGCTGCATGAAGCCTTGCCGCTCTACCAGCTGGCGTCCCGTCACCAGCAGCTGCGGGcggagcagctggagaagctggTAGAGTGCCTGGCGCAGAGTATCCGGATCAAAGAGGGGTTGCCTGCCGCCGGGAGCGGTCCCCCGCAGCTCCGCGACTGGGACGTCTTCAGGTGCCGCAAGTGCCAGGGCTTCCTTTTCGAGCCCGTTTCCTTGCCTTGCGGACACACGTTCTGCAAAAAGTGCCTGGAGAGGGACCGGGCGGCCGAATCCCGCTGCGTCCTGtgcagggaggagggcagcGCGGCGGCCGGGCAGCTCCTGCGGGTCAATGTCATCCTCAGCAACCTGCTGGCCAAGTGGTTCCCCTGTCAAGTGAAGGCTTCACAGCTCCGGCATGAAGGGAACCTCTTGTACAAGGAGAAGAAGCTACAAGCCGCCCTGCAGAAGTATAACGAAGCGGTCAGCCTAG CTCCAAATGACCACTTGCTATATAGCAACCGGTCCCAAATTAACTCTACTCTCAAAGCTTGTGAAGATGCATTGCATGATGCAGAAACAGCATGCAGACTGCAGCCATACTGGTTGAAA GGTCACCTAAGGAAAGGGCAAGCATTAGCTAATCTGGGGAAAACAGAAGAAGCTTTAAGAGAGTTCCTATTCTGCCTTGCTCTAGATACTGGGAACAAGACAGCCAAGTGTGAGGCACAAAAG CTTCTACTTAGTTTGTTTTCACTCATCCCGGGAAATGCTCAGGAACACTTACCCGATATCCTGCAGCTGTTGTCACATCACTCTAGATTAAAGGGGAATCTTCTAAATTCAGTGGGATCTGGAGGCACCAGCCATAACCTACAAAGGTTGCTCAAG GTAAATGTGGAGCAGAGAAAGGGTTTTCCCATTCAAGAGGAATCAAATGTAACTACTTCTGATAGTTTGAGGAAATCTGTACAAATTACAGATTGCAAAAAGGACTGCTTGGAGGAGGAGAACAAATTCCCCTCCATGCCAGAGTCTACCTTTCTCATTACTGAGAAGTGCAGCCTCCTGAAAAGGAAGTGCTGCCCAGAGGAAATGCGAACTGCTGAGGTACCCTGCAAACTGATGAAGAAAG ATACAGTTGATACTAAGGGAAATAGTACGGGACAACAAACTCCATTTCAATTTGTGGATCCATCAGATTTGGACTGCTCCCTATGTATGAG GCTATTCTACGAACCTGTCACTACACCTTGTGGGCACACCTTCTGTCTCAAGTGTCTTGAGAGATGCCTGGATCACAACCCAAAGTGTCCCCTGTGCAAGGAAGGACTCTCAGAG TGCTTGGCTATGAGGAAATACTGTAAAACAGTACTTATGGAGGAGTTAATAGCTAGGTATCTTCCAGAGGAACTCACTGAAAGAAGAAAGATTTATGAAGAGGAAATAGCAGAGCTTTCCAA CCTAAATAAGAATGTTCCTATATTTGTCTGCACAATGGCTTATCCCACAGTCCCATGCCCTCTGCACATTTTTGAGCCATGTTATCGCCTGATGATTCGAAGGTGCATGGAAACTGGCACCAAACAATTTGGGATGTGCATCAGTGATCCTCTAAAGGG GTTTGCAGATTATGGCTGCATTCTGGAGATAAGAAACGTTGAATTCTTTGCTGATGGTCGTTCTGTTGTAGACAGCATCGGCAAGAGGAGATTTAAGGTGATACAGCACAGCCAGCGTGATGGCTACAACACAGCAGATATTGAGTACATTGAGGATCAAAAG GTGCAAGGACAAGAGTATGCTGCATTACTTGTTCTCCATGATTCTGTCTATGATCAGGCATATATGTGGTTTAACTCCCTCAAGCAAGCACTCAAAAGTCGAATTCTCAGTCATTTTGGTCCAATGCCTGCTAAGGATCCTGACCCACAG
- the LONRF3 gene encoding LON peptidase N-terminal domain and RING finger protein 3 isoform X2, whose translation MGSHLPPQQRPEPQLVLQLAAGALQAQNLELSGGGLGPECQVLLRRADALAYGGRLHEALPLYQLASRHQQLRAEQLEKLVECLAQSIRIKEGLPAAGSGPPQLRDWDVFRCRKCQGFLFEPVSLPCGHTFCKKCLERDRAAESRCVLCREEGSAAAGQLLRVNVILSNLLAKWFPCQVKASQLRHEGNLLYKEKKLQAALQKYNEAVSLAPNDHLLYSNRSQINSTLKACEDALHDAETACRLQPYWLKGHLRKGQALANLGKTEEALREFLFCLALDTGNKTAKCEAQKVNVEQRKGFPIQEESNVTTSDSLRKSVQITDCKKDCLEEENKFPSMPESTFLITEKCSLLKRKCCPEEMRTAEVPCKLMKKDTVDTKGNSTGQQTPFQFVDPSDLDCSLCMRLFYEPVTTPCGHTFCLKCLERCLDHNPKCPLCKEGLSECLAMRKYCKTVLMEELIARYLPEELTERRKIYEEEIAELSNLNKNVPIFVCTMAYPTVPCPLHIFEPCYRLMIRRCMETGTKQFGMCISDPLKGFADYGCILEIRNVEFFADGRSVVDSIGKRRFKVIQHSQRDGYNTADIEYIEDQKVQGQEYAALLVLHDSVYDQAYMWFNSLKQALKSRILSHFGPMPAKDPDPQANPNGPAWCWWVLAVLPLENRAQLPFLAMKSLKDRLNGIRRVLTFMSRTRSR comes from the exons ATGGGGTCCCACCTGCCGCCCCAGCAGCGCCCGGAGccccagctggtgctgcagctggcgGCCGGCGCTCTGCAAGCGCAGAACTTGGAGCTGTCGGGCGGGGGCCTGGGGCCCGAGTGTCAGGTGCTGCTCCGGCGGGCCGACGCGCTCGCCTACGGCGGGCGGCTGCATGAAGCCTTGCCGCTCTACCAGCTGGCGTCCCGTCACCAGCAGCTGCGGGcggagcagctggagaagctggTAGAGTGCCTGGCGCAGAGTATCCGGATCAAAGAGGGGTTGCCTGCCGCCGGGAGCGGTCCCCCGCAGCTCCGCGACTGGGACGTCTTCAGGTGCCGCAAGTGCCAGGGCTTCCTTTTCGAGCCCGTTTCCTTGCCTTGCGGACACACGTTCTGCAAAAAGTGCCTGGAGAGGGACCGGGCGGCCGAATCCCGCTGCGTCCTGtgcagggaggagggcagcGCGGCGGCCGGGCAGCTCCTGCGGGTCAATGTCATCCTCAGCAACCTGCTGGCCAAGTGGTTCCCCTGTCAAGTGAAGGCTTCACAGCTCCGGCATGAAGGGAACCTCTTGTACAAGGAGAAGAAGCTACAAGCCGCCCTGCAGAAGTATAACGAAGCGGTCAGCCTAG CTCCAAATGACCACTTGCTATATAGCAACCGGTCCCAAATTAACTCTACTCTCAAAGCTTGTGAAGATGCATTGCATGATGCAGAAACAGCATGCAGACTGCAGCCATACTGGTTGAAA GGTCACCTAAGGAAAGGGCAAGCATTAGCTAATCTGGGGAAAACAGAAGAAGCTTTAAGAGAGTTCCTATTCTGCCTTGCTCTAGATACTGGGAACAAGACAGCCAAGTGTGAGGCACAAAAG GTAAATGTGGAGCAGAGAAAGGGTTTTCCCATTCAAGAGGAATCAAATGTAACTACTTCTGATAGTTTGAGGAAATCTGTACAAATTACAGATTGCAAAAAGGACTGCTTGGAGGAGGAGAACAAATTCCCCTCCATGCCAGAGTCTACCTTTCTCATTACTGAGAAGTGCAGCCTCCTGAAAAGGAAGTGCTGCCCAGAGGAAATGCGAACTGCTGAGGTACCCTGCAAACTGATGAAGAAAG ATACAGTTGATACTAAGGGAAATAGTACGGGACAACAAACTCCATTTCAATTTGTGGATCCATCAGATTTGGACTGCTCCCTATGTATGAG GCTATTCTACGAACCTGTCACTACACCTTGTGGGCACACCTTCTGTCTCAAGTGTCTTGAGAGATGCCTGGATCACAACCCAAAGTGTCCCCTGTGCAAGGAAGGACTCTCAGAG TGCTTGGCTATGAGGAAATACTGTAAAACAGTACTTATGGAGGAGTTAATAGCTAGGTATCTTCCAGAGGAACTCACTGAAAGAAGAAAGATTTATGAAGAGGAAATAGCAGAGCTTTCCAA CCTAAATAAGAATGTTCCTATATTTGTCTGCACAATGGCTTATCCCACAGTCCCATGCCCTCTGCACATTTTTGAGCCATGTTATCGCCTGATGATTCGAAGGTGCATGGAAACTGGCACCAAACAATTTGGGATGTGCATCAGTGATCCTCTAAAGGG GTTTGCAGATTATGGCTGCATTCTGGAGATAAGAAACGTTGAATTCTTTGCTGATGGTCGTTCTGTTGTAGACAGCATCGGCAAGAGGAGATTTAAGGTGATACAGCACAGCCAGCGTGATGGCTACAACACAGCAGATATTGAGTACATTGAGGATCAAAAG GTGCAAGGACAAGAGTATGCTGCATTACTTGTTCTCCATGATTCTGTCTATGATCAGGCATATATGTGGTTTAACTCCCTCAAGCAAGCACTCAAAAGTCGAATTCTCAGTCATTTTGGTCCAATGCCTGCTAAGGATCCTGACCCACAG